A portion of the Pedobacter cryoconitis genome contains these proteins:
- a CDS encoding GNAT family N-acetyltransferase, which produces METNTYSLIKLQQNSGEINFNSLLNCYCREFSNWSRYQGIPKYDQPLADYMELTGHQLHLRFDFSEFGFEVFAPLKHYAESGRHVFHFPVISRELATDEIKPIDALRFMELIILFASAEFPEINAELVKSRLLNSIENLTKYQEYFNRTGKLVNRVKMNFIETEQSLALGHSSHPLTKGRMGFKNEEELLRYSPETAGQFQLAYFLIAPNQVIEKNAEGFDITDTFKAELLQAVPADHQIKSLIDQYPDWKVLPMHPWEAEYLLALPEVKAMEKEGLLYSLGNWGAIYTPTSSVRTVYNRESEWMYKFSLHVKITNSERVNLTRELHRGYDVSRLLKTDLGKTLKKEFPELEFVTDPAFFSITYQGKFIDGFNTSIRHNVFKDEAADKNVTLLAALCQDSLLGEKPRMVNVIQHAAKLKNKPVDQVAINWFKQYLHICVGPIVGILNKYGMAFEFHQQNVLVEMDSQNFPAKLYFRDNQGFFFRAGKAEELLSYLPDLAQESGSIVPEALIFPKLTYYLLINNLLGIVNALGCNGLADERTLIDLIYLEFKQFEESDTTGFVDYVINSRSWEVKGNLLTNLINIDEASAPIDNPAIYRAYPNPLNKYFFCDNLIKPKIDEVIYSRYFPKEDITISLRSFDVDRDLEMVHDWFNQEHAKPIWKMDGPIKELETFYRTLIPSDHSHSIIGEINGEPTFTIEPYWPMRDTVGAYYEASATDYGAHLLIAPTDKNKKYSFCIGQMIMDMVFMNPVVGKCIGEAAVESRAMHIFVTRLGFKFQRVIKMPTKDANLTFCYREWYWEKFPESKDVALMGQVAGV; this is translated from the coding sequence ATGGAAACGAATACCTACAGTTTAATAAAACTACAACAGAATTCTGGAGAAATTAATTTCAATTCTCTCTTAAACTGCTATTGCAGGGAGTTTAGCAATTGGAGCCGCTATCAGGGAATTCCCAAATATGACCAGCCACTGGCTGACTATATGGAACTGACAGGACATCAATTACACTTACGTTTCGATTTTTCTGAGTTTGGATTTGAAGTATTTGCCCCTTTGAAACACTATGCAGAAAGCGGAAGACATGTATTTCACTTTCCTGTAATCTCACGTGAACTGGCTACCGATGAAATCAAGCCAATAGATGCCTTGCGCTTTATGGAGCTGATCATTCTATTTGCAAGTGCAGAATTCCCGGAAATTAATGCAGAACTGGTGAAATCTCGTTTATTGAATAGTATTGAGAACTTGACAAAGTACCAGGAATATTTCAACCGTACCGGGAAACTGGTTAACCGGGTGAAAATGAACTTTATTGAAACAGAACAATCCTTAGCATTGGGACATAGTTCACATCCGCTGACTAAAGGAAGAATGGGTTTCAAAAACGAGGAAGAGCTCTTGAGATACTCTCCGGAAACAGCCGGACAATTCCAATTAGCATATTTCTTGATTGCACCTAACCAAGTGATAGAGAAAAACGCAGAAGGATTTGATATTACTGATACTTTCAAAGCAGAATTGTTGCAAGCAGTTCCGGCAGATCATCAGATAAAGTCATTAATAGATCAGTATCCAGACTGGAAAGTATTGCCAATGCATCCATGGGAGGCAGAATATCTGCTGGCCCTGCCCGAAGTAAAAGCAATGGAAAAAGAAGGTTTATTATATAGCCTGGGTAACTGGGGAGCTATATATACGCCAACTTCTTCTGTACGCACAGTATATAACCGCGAAAGTGAGTGGATGTATAAATTCTCACTGCATGTGAAAATTACCAACTCCGAACGCGTAAACTTAACCAGAGAATTGCACCGCGGATATGATGTAAGCCGCTTATTAAAAACAGACCTGGGTAAGACATTGAAAAAAGAATTTCCGGAGCTTGAATTTGTAACTGATCCTGCTTTTTTCTCTATAACGTATCAAGGGAAATTTATCGATGGCTTTAACACCAGTATCCGTCATAATGTGTTTAAAGATGAAGCTGCAGATAAAAATGTGACCTTATTGGCCGCGCTCTGTCAAGATAGCTTATTAGGTGAAAAACCAAGAATGGTCAATGTCATCCAGCACGCTGCAAAGCTTAAGAATAAACCCGTTGATCAGGTAGCCATTAATTGGTTCAAGCAATATCTGCATATCTGTGTAGGGCCGATCGTTGGAATTCTGAACAAGTATGGGATGGCTTTTGAATTTCACCAGCAAAATGTACTGGTGGAGATGGATAGTCAGAATTTTCCGGCTAAACTTTATTTCAGAGATAACCAGGGCTTCTTTTTCAGAGCAGGTAAAGCAGAAGAATTATTAAGCTATCTGCCAGACTTAGCCCAGGAAAGCGGATCTATAGTTCCAGAGGCTTTAATCTTTCCAAAATTAACCTATTACCTGCTCATCAATAACCTGCTGGGTATTGTGAATGCCTTGGGCTGCAATGGCCTGGCAGACGAAAGAACGCTTATCGATCTGATTTACCTTGAATTTAAGCAATTTGAAGAATCTGATACTACTGGTTTTGTTGATTATGTAATTAACAGCAGAAGCTGGGAAGTCAAAGGTAACCTGCTGACCAATCTGATTAATATAGACGAAGCGAGTGCGCCTATTGACAATCCGGCAATCTACAGAGCCTACCCTAATCCATTGAATAAGTATTTTTTCTGTGATAACCTGATTAAACCGAAAATTGACGAGGTTATTTACAGCAGATATTTCCCTAAGGAAGATATCACAATCTCACTGCGTTCATTTGACGTAGACAGAGATTTGGAAATGGTACATGATTGGTTTAACCAGGAACATGCCAAGCCAATCTGGAAAATGGATGGGCCAATCAAAGAGCTGGAAACTTTTTACCGTACGTTGATCCCAAGTGATCATTCCCATAGTATTATAGGTGAAATTAATGGCGAGCCTACTTTTACTATCGAACCTTACTGGCCAATGCGTGATACTGTAGGTGCTTATTACGAAGCATCGGCTACAGATTATGGAGCCCACCTATTAATTGCCCCAACTGACAAGAATAAAAAATACAGCTTCTGTATCGGACAAATGATTATGGATATGGTCTTTATGAATCCGGTTGTCGGGAAATGTATTGGTGAAGCGGCTGTAGAGTCGAGAGCTATGCACATTTTCGTGACCAGGTTAGGGTTCAAATTCCAACGTGTTATAAAAATGCCTACTAAAGATGCAAACTTAACATTTTGCTATCGCGAGTGGTATTGGGAAAAGTTCCCCGAAAGTAAAGATGTAGCGTTAATGGGCCAGGTGGCCGGAGTATAA
- a CDS encoding histone deacetylase, which yields MIKIAYHPLYAHPLPEGHRFPMLKYELIPEQLLHEGVISADQLFAPEIVSEEIVLLSHDFGYWSQLRDFTLPPRAQRRIGFPLNAQLLERELRITQGTIDGALFAKASGLAFNVAGGTHHAGSDWGEGFCLLNDQAIAANYLLNKGIYKRILIIDLDVHQGNGTAQILENVPGVFTFSMHGEKNFPFRKEVSDWDIGLDAGTPDDVYLSLLGHVLPELYERHKPEFVFYLSGVDVLKTDKLGKLGMSKQGCRERDKMVFQFCKEKGLPVQVSMGGGYSPAIKDIVEAHCNTFKVGLDLLSPM from the coding sequence ATGATAAAAATAGCTTATCATCCTTTGTATGCACATCCTTTACCAGAAGGACATCGTTTCCCCATGTTAAAGTATGAGCTGATACCTGAGCAGCTGTTACATGAAGGTGTGATCAGTGCTGATCAGCTTTTTGCACCTGAAATAGTAAGTGAAGAGATCGTATTGTTGTCGCATGATTTTGGATATTGGTCGCAGCTGAGAGATTTTACTTTACCACCCAGAGCGCAACGCAGAATAGGTTTTCCACTCAATGCGCAATTACTGGAACGGGAATTAAGAATTACTCAGGGAACTATTGACGGGGCACTGTTCGCGAAAGCGTCTGGCCTTGCTTTCAATGTGGCTGGTGGTACGCATCATGCAGGTTCTGACTGGGGGGAAGGGTTCTGTTTGCTGAATGACCAGGCTATTGCTGCAAATTATCTGTTGAACAAGGGCATTTATAAACGGATTCTGATTATAGATCTGGATGTGCATCAGGGAAATGGGACTGCCCAGATTTTAGAGAATGTACCGGGTGTATTTACCTTCTCTATGCACGGGGAGAAGAATTTTCCCTTCCGCAAGGAAGTTTCTGATTGGGATATAGGATTGGATGCCGGAACACCTGATGACGTTTATCTTTCATTGCTTGGCCATGTATTGCCTGAATTATATGAAAGGCACAAACCGGAGTTTGTATTTTATTTGTCTGGAGTAGATGTTTTGAAAACAGATAAGTTAGGGAAGCTGGGGATGAGTAAACAGGGATGCAGAGAAAGAGACAAGATGGTTTTTCAATTTTGTAAAGAAAAAGGGTTACCCGTACAGGTGAGTATGGGTGGTGGATATTCACCTGCTATTAAAGACATTGTAGAAGCGCATTGTAATACCTTTAAAGTTGGTTTGGATTTGTTGTCTCCAATGTGA
- a CDS encoding lysine N(6)-hydroxylase/L-ornithine N(5)-oxygenase family protein, with amino-acid sequence MKTQKIYDIIGIGIGPFNLGMAALAAPLEDLSVIFFDQAAVFNWHPGMMLNDATLQVPFMADLVTLADPTSPYSFLNFIKQTDRLYKFYIREDFYILRKEYNAYCKWVIAQLPSCQFNQKVLSTDYDDAQQLYKLIVEDQRSLEKQVYYTRKLVLGTGTVPKMPDFIEPGKPANVIHTSAYLNTKSELLKQQNVTIIGSGQSAAEIFYDLLPETENGLKLKWFTRPDRFFPMEYSKLTLELTSPEYVDHFYNLPDGKRKQVLSKQNSLFKGINYSLINQIFDKLYELSVDGEEPNVKLSPNCQLNNITVAEDGSANLHFYHTEVEKEFVEQTDFVVLATGYKYKEPAFLQGIHHRISRNDDNLYGVGRNYAIDTNGDEIFVQNAELHTHGFVTPDLGMGAYRNSSIINTVLGREAYKVEKKIAFQTFGVATADESENPLKDILATENLAV; translated from the coding sequence ATGAAAACACAAAAGATTTACGACATCATAGGTATTGGTATCGGTCCTTTTAACCTGGGAATGGCCGCACTGGCAGCACCTTTAGAAGATTTGTCGGTTATATTTTTCGACCAGGCAGCGGTTTTTAACTGGCATCCTGGAATGATGCTGAACGATGCTACCCTTCAGGTTCCATTTATGGCCGATCTGGTAACTTTAGCAGATCCAACAAGTCCTTACAGCTTCCTTAATTTTATCAAACAAACCGATCGCTTGTATAAATTTTATATCCGGGAAGATTTTTATATCCTGCGTAAGGAATACAATGCCTATTGCAAATGGGTAATCGCACAATTGCCTTCTTGTCAGTTTAATCAGAAAGTATTAAGTACTGACTATGACGATGCGCAGCAGCTTTATAAATTAATTGTTGAGGATCAGCGTAGTTTGGAAAAACAGGTTTATTATACACGTAAACTGGTTTTAGGTACCGGCACTGTTCCGAAAATGCCAGACTTTATAGAACCAGGCAAGCCCGCTAATGTAATCCACACTTCTGCTTATCTGAATACCAAAAGTGAACTGTTGAAGCAGCAAAACGTAACTATTATTGGTTCAGGACAGAGTGCTGCAGAGATTTTCTATGATCTTTTGCCGGAAACCGAAAATGGATTAAAACTCAAATGGTTTACCCGTCCTGATCGTTTTTTTCCAATGGAATATTCAAAACTTACTTTGGAGCTCACTTCACCAGAATATGTTGACCATTTCTATAATCTACCTGATGGAAAACGCAAGCAAGTATTGAGTAAGCAAAACTCATTGTTTAAAGGCATAAATTATAGTTTAATCAATCAGATTTTTGATAAACTATATGAATTAAGTGTGGACGGTGAAGAGCCCAATGTGAAATTAAGCCCGAATTGTCAGCTCAATAATATTACTGTCGCCGAAGACGGTAGTGCCAATCTGCATTTTTACCATACAGAGGTGGAAAAAGAATTTGTAGAGCAAACTGATTTTGTCGTGCTAGCTACCGGTTATAAATATAAAGAGCCTGCATTCTTGCAAGGCATTCATCACCGGATTTCAAGGAATGATGATAATTTGTATGGAGTCGGGCGTAATTATGCCATAGATACCAATGGTGATGAAATTTTTGTACAGAATGCAGAATTGCATACGCATGGTTTTGTAACTCCTGATTTAGGGATGGGCGCTTACCGGAATTCCTCAATCATTAACACCGTGTTAGGCAGGGAAGCCTATAAAGTTGAAAAGAAAATTGCCTTCCAAACTTTTGGTGTGGCAACGGCCGATGAATCAGAAAACCCACTTAAAGATATTCTTGCAACAGAAAACCTGGCAGTTTAA
- a CDS encoding bestrophin family protein translates to MINYNPKDWFTFIFHIHKADTFRKLWPLMLSVAVFSGIIAYSELHFLKLAQTATVKNIGMMHSLLGFVISMLLVFRTNTSYDRWWEGRRLLGELTNISRNLAIKIKSLKLGAQEYEYFSYAIPKYAFALKEHLREKQYFGKNSFLVEVDGGKHIPNQVAASLSARIFDLEAAGKISGEQLIILSGDLNRFTDICGGCERIKKTPIPFSYSAFIKKFLFIYVITLPFGWVFSLGYFVIPIVPFILYVLASLELIAEEIENPFGEDANDLPVDEICNNIEKHVGEILN, encoded by the coding sequence ATGATCAATTACAATCCTAAAGATTGGTTCACGTTTATTTTTCATATCCATAAAGCAGATACATTTCGGAAATTATGGCCGCTAATGCTTAGCGTAGCTGTGTTTTCCGGTATCATCGCTTATTCAGAACTTCATTTCTTAAAATTGGCACAAACAGCAACAGTCAAGAATATAGGGATGATGCATAGTTTGCTGGGTTTTGTGATTTCCATGTTATTGGTTTTCCGGACAAATACTTCTTATGACCGTTGGTGGGAGGGCAGAAGATTATTGGGAGAGCTGACAAATATCAGCCGTAACCTGGCAATCAAGATCAAATCACTGAAGTTGGGCGCGCAGGAATATGAGTATTTCAGTTATGCAATTCCAAAGTATGCCTTTGCACTAAAAGAGCATCTTCGGGAGAAACAGTATTTTGGTAAGAACAGTTTTTTGGTAGAAGTTGATGGTGGAAAGCATATTCCTAATCAGGTTGCAGCAAGTCTTTCTGCGCGGATTTTTGATTTGGAGGCTGCGGGCAAAATTTCAGGCGAGCAACTGATTATATTAAGTGGCGATCTGAACCGTTTTACAGATATATGCGGAGGTTGTGAGCGGATTAAGAAAACGCCTATCCCTTTTTCATATAGTGCTTTTATTAAAAAGTTCTTATTTATCTATGTGATCACGCTGCCATTCGGCTGGGTATTTAGTCTGGGTTATTTCGTGATTCCGATTGTACCTTTTATCTTATATGTACTGGCAAGTTTAGAGCTTATTGCCGAAGAAATAGAAAATCCGTTTGGCGAGGACGCAAATGATTTACCTGTTGACGAGATTTGTAATAACATTGAAAAGCATGTGGGAGAGATTCTGAACTAA
- a CDS encoding DNA topoisomerase: MKIVIAEKPSVARELAKVFGATGRKDGYIEGKGYTFTWAFGHLLQLAPPQEYGFIGWRRQHLPMLPAKFKLAIRKIKTKDGFVEDPGVRKQLDIIKKLFDEATEIIVATDAGREGELIFRYIYYFLKCKKPFKRLWISSQTDEAIKEGFRNLKPGTDYDTLFNSAHCRSESDWLVGMNATQALSISAGSRSVLSLGRVQTPTLAMICSRFIETKNFVPQLYYQLGIQLDKDGQLFKAVSIVNFNVKEEAQVLFDKIEDTGSGFPTGGKILDVEAKPRKEPPPLLHDLSSLQQEANKRKGYTADQTLNLLQNLYESKLVSYPRTGSRYIGDDVFAGVPQLITQLTTHPDFGKQAEFLMTVPLNKRSVNAKKVTDHHAILPTGETPAHLSADKQAVYDMVVGRMLEAFHQECIKEVTKITIESGSLFIANGTVIRSAGWRSVLNDKEEDKKDEDNPSLPKVKKGELLPIVEKALLEKQTKPKPLYNEASLLKALETSGKEIEDEELRYAMKDSGLGTPATRASIIETLITREYIMREKRNLVPTFKGLAVYDVVKDQKIAQAELTGSWEKRLEEIRSGASVADFKAEISEYTRSITNELLAAGAGLAEKLVPKKEDPAVV; this comes from the coding sequence ATGAAGATTGTAATTGCAGAGAAACCATCCGTTGCACGTGAATTAGCTAAAGTATTTGGCGCAACGGGTAGAAAAGACGGATACATTGAGGGGAAAGGTTATACTTTCACCTGGGCATTCGGACATCTGCTGCAATTGGCACCCCCGCAGGAATATGGCTTTATTGGCTGGAGAAGACAACATCTGCCCATGCTTCCGGCTAAATTTAAACTGGCGATCCGGAAAATTAAAACCAAGGATGGTTTTGTTGAAGATCCAGGCGTAAGAAAGCAGCTCGATATTATCAAGAAACTTTTTGATGAGGCTACAGAGATTATCGTCGCAACGGATGCCGGGAGGGAAGGTGAACTCATTTTCCGCTATATCTATTATTTCCTGAAATGTAAAAAACCGTTTAAAAGACTTTGGATCTCCTCGCAGACTGACGAAGCTATTAAAGAAGGATTCCGGAACCTGAAACCCGGTACTGATTATGACACGCTATTTAATTCGGCACATTGCAGGTCAGAATCTGACTGGTTGGTCGGAATGAATGCTACTCAGGCCCTAAGTATATCCGCTGGTTCAAGATCAGTACTTTCGCTGGGCAGGGTACAAACACCCACTTTAGCAATGATCTGCTCCAGGTTTATTGAAACTAAGAATTTTGTACCCCAATTATATTATCAGCTGGGGATACAGCTGGATAAGGACGGACAACTTTTTAAGGCCGTTTCTATAGTCAACTTTAATGTAAAAGAAGAAGCTCAGGTTTTATTTGACAAGATTGAAGATACAGGCTCTGGATTCCCAACCGGAGGAAAGATCCTGGATGTGGAAGCTAAGCCGCGTAAAGAACCCCCTCCATTATTGCACGATTTAAGTAGCTTACAACAAGAGGCCAATAAGCGTAAAGGTTATACCGCAGATCAGACGCTTAACCTGCTGCAGAATTTATATGAAAGTAAACTGGTTTCCTATCCGCGTACAGGTAGCAGGTATATTGGAGATGATGTTTTTGCTGGTGTTCCTCAACTGATTACACAGCTGACAACACACCCTGATTTTGGAAAACAGGCAGAGTTCTTAATGACTGTACCTTTGAATAAAAGAAGTGTGAATGCAAAAAAGGTTACCGATCACCACGCTATTTTACCAACAGGGGAAACCCCTGCTCATTTAAGTGCAGATAAACAGGCTGTATATGATATGGTTGTGGGGCGTATGCTGGAAGCTTTCCATCAGGAATGTATAAAAGAGGTAACTAAAATAACGATTGAATCCGGTTCCCTGTTTATTGCAAATGGAACAGTAATCCGCTCTGCAGGATGGCGATCGGTATTAAATGATAAAGAAGAAGATAAGAAAGATGAGGATAACCCTTCTCTTCCAAAAGTTAAAAAGGGTGAACTGTTACCTATTGTAGAAAAGGCCTTATTAGAGAAACAGACTAAACCTAAGCCTTTGTATAATGAAGCATCTTTATTGAAAGCACTGGAAACTTCTGGTAAAGAGATTGAAGATGAAGAACTTCGTTATGCAATGAAAGATAGTGGACTGGGAACTCCGGCAACCAGGGCATCAATCATCGAAACCCTGATTACCAGAGAATATATTATGCGGGAGAAAAGAAATCTTGTCCCGACTTTTAAAGGTCTGGCAGTTTATGATGTAGTGAAAGATCAGAAGATTGCACAAGCAGAATTGACTGGCTCTTGGGAAAAAAGACTGGAAGAAATCCGGTCTGGAGCTTCTGTTGCAGACTTTAAAGCAGAAATCTCTGAATATACAAGATCAATTACCAATGAATTACTTGCTGCAGGAGCAGGGCTGGCAGAAAAATTAGTTCCAAAGAAAGAAGATCCGGCGGTCGTATAG
- a CDS encoding IucA/IucC family protein — MNYNHFDNIKPLKKAVWDKVNLNYIAKAIVELMHEKLAAPEITGTDTAGLTHFRLNTDHENIYYTFAASLRALDYWHIQKESLRKFVDGTTVPLDNAPAFFTETQQTFGVKSFTLAHFVEETLNTLYADAFIHEKGRLTANQLADADYQTIESQMDGHPWATINKGRIGFNHSDQGKYAPEAGQSTQLAWLAVHQKRADFKSLASIDRTVFYEDELGFEQINQFNEILSDKNLNPADYLFIPVHEWQWNNKIVLQLAHDIASQYVVPLALGNDLYKCQQSIRTFFNISNPRKHYVKTAISILNTSIFRGLSPKKLAIAPRVTQWAKDMLDGDAYLKETKVVLLGEVATAAYTHPQYSAIPQSPYQYQEFLGVIWRESAENYLEEGEKIMTMASLLYVDDQGKSLVGAMIEKSGISPQEWLQAYLKAYLKPILRIFYKHAFFFSPHGENTIMVMKDYIPQRIIIKDFVEEIVLTEESKSKLPEDLVNVLREIDDELAPLFILSGIFDAVFRYLSNIFHSYIGLNEEEFWKNVADTILEFQEENPELAAKFSKFDLFVPEFARVCINRVRLLTHGYSESTDVPTPEVIGTLVNPVAFAMQAKEQAVLSY, encoded by the coding sequence ATGAATTACAATCATTTTGACAATATTAAACCGCTTAAGAAAGCAGTTTGGGATAAGGTGAATTTAAATTATATCGCCAAAGCCATTGTAGAACTTATGCACGAAAAACTTGCAGCGCCTGAAATTACAGGAACTGATACTGCTGGTTTGACGCATTTCCGTTTAAATACGGATCACGAAAATATCTATTATACTTTTGCTGCAAGTCTTCGTGCTTTAGATTACTGGCATATCCAGAAAGAATCGCTGCGTAAATTTGTGGATGGAACAACTGTACCGTTGGATAATGCGCCTGCATTTTTCACAGAAACACAGCAGACTTTTGGCGTGAAATCCTTTACACTTGCACATTTTGTAGAAGAAACACTAAATACCTTATATGCTGATGCATTTATCCATGAAAAAGGGCGCTTAACCGCAAATCAGCTTGCTGATGCAGATTATCAGACTATTGAAAGCCAGATGGACGGGCATCCCTGGGCCACGATTAATAAAGGCAGGATTGGATTTAACCACAGCGACCAAGGCAAATATGCACCAGAGGCAGGCCAGTCAACGCAATTAGCCTGGTTAGCAGTTCATCAAAAGCGAGCTGATTTTAAATCTCTGGCATCTATTGATCGGACTGTATTTTATGAAGATGAATTAGGTTTTGAGCAGATTAACCAGTTTAATGAAATACTAAGTGATAAGAACTTAAACCCTGCCGATTACTTATTTATTCCTGTTCATGAATGGCAATGGAATAACAAGATCGTTTTACAGCTTGCCCATGATATTGCCAGTCAATATGTTGTGCCCCTGGCTTTAGGAAACGATCTTTATAAATGTCAGCAAAGTATCCGTACTTTCTTCAATATTAGTAACCCACGTAAACATTACGTTAAAACAGCGATTTCGATCTTAAATACTTCGATCTTCAGAGGTTTATCGCCTAAAAAACTAGCTATTGCGCCAAGAGTTACCCAATGGGCAAAAGATATGCTGGATGGTGATGCTTATCTGAAAGAAACTAAGGTTGTTTTATTAGGAGAAGTGGCTACCGCAGCTTATACCCATCCTCAATATAGCGCAATCCCCCAATCTCCTTATCAATATCAGGAATTTCTGGGGGTAATCTGGAGAGAAAGTGCAGAGAATTATTTAGAAGAAGGGGAGAAAATTATGACGATGGCTAGTTTGCTGTATGTCGATGATCAAGGGAAAAGTTTGGTTGGGGCAATGATTGAAAAATCTGGAATTAGTCCACAAGAATGGCTTCAGGCTTACTTAAAGGCCTACCTTAAACCTATCTTAAGGATTTTTTATAAACATGCTTTCTTCTTTAGCCCGCATGGGGAAAATACAATTATGGTGATGAAGGACTATATCCCTCAGCGGATCATCATTAAAGATTTCGTAGAAGAGATCGTATTGACAGAAGAATCAAAATCGAAGTTACCTGAAGATCTCGTTAATGTTTTGAGAGAGATTGACGATGAATTAGCACCATTATTTATTTTGTCAGGAATTTTTGATGCTGTATTCAGATATTTAAGTAATATTTTCCACTCTTATATTGGTTTGAATGAAGAGGAATTCTGGAAAAACGTAGCAGATACTATTTTAGAATTTCAAGAAGAGAACCCTGAACTAGCCGCTAAGTTCTCGAAATTTGACTTGTTTGTTCCTGAATTTGCAAGAGTTTGTATCAATAGAGTTCGCTTATTGACACATGGTTATAGTGAAAGTACAGATGTACCAACACCAGAAGTGATTGGAACTTTGGTTAATCCTGTAGCCTTTGCGATGCAAGCTAAAGAGCAGGCTGTTTTAAGTTATTAA
- the kynU gene encoding kynureninase gives MNFQNTLSFARTMDEQDPLRKFRDEFLFPQQNGKPFIYLCGNSLGLQPKSAREVLGKELDNWQNLAVEGWFEGDSPWMFYHKELKKLMAPIVGATPAEVCPMNTLTVNLHLLLVSFYRPEQKKFKIIMEAGAFPSDQYALESQVRFHGYDPAEAIIEIAPRAGEYTLRTADIIASIAENADELALVLFGGINYFTGQWFDMKAITEAGHAAGAIVGFDLAHAAGNVPVQLHEWDIDFACWCSYKYQNSGPGGIGGIFVHEKHFKDDTLNRFAGWWGYQESTRFKMEKGFVPEPGADGWQISCSQVMPMALYYASLQIFEAAGFMGPIRDKSKILTAYLIYIIDQVNLAIGHQQYQVITPGNENDRGTQVSIIASGNAKGVFEKLVAHHVLGDWREPNVIRLSPVPLYNSFEDVFLTGELLLKISKEIAI, from the coding sequence ATGAATTTTCAAAATACATTATCATTTGCCAGGACAATGGATGAACAGGATCCGTTGCGTAAATTCCGCGATGAATTTTTATTTCCACAGCAAAATGGTAAACCTTTTATATATCTGTGTGGTAATTCACTGGGTCTTCAACCCAAATCGGCACGGGAAGTGCTTGGAAAAGAATTGGACAATTGGCAGAATCTTGCAGTAGAGGGCTGGTTTGAGGGAGACAGTCCATGGATGTTTTACCATAAAGAACTTAAAAAACTAATGGCACCAATTGTTGGCGCAACGCCTGCCGAAGTTTGTCCAATGAACACGCTGACAGTTAACCTTCATTTGTTGCTGGTTAGCTTTTATCGCCCGGAGCAGAAAAAATTTAAGATCATTATGGAGGCCGGTGCTTTTCCTTCTGATCAGTACGCACTGGAAAGTCAGGTGCGTTTTCATGGGTATGACCCTGCAGAAGCCATTATAGAAATCGCTCCAAGAGCTGGTGAATACACTTTGCGGACAGCAGATATTATTGCCAGTATTGCTGAAAATGCAGATGAGCTGGCCCTGGTTTTATTTGGTGGGATCAACTATTTTACCGGTCAATGGTTTGATATGAAGGCTATCACTGAAGCTGGTCATGCTGCTGGTGCAATTGTAGGATTTGATCTGGCGCATGCAGCCGGAAATGTGCCAGTGCAGTTACATGAATGGGATATAGATTTTGCCTGTTGGTGTTCTTATAAATACCAAAATAGTGGTCCGGGTGGAATAGGAGGCATATTTGTCCATGAAAAACACTTTAAGGATGATACCTTAAACCGCTTTGCAGGTTGGTGGGGATATCAGGAATCTACCCGTTTTAAGATGGAAAAGGGATTTGTTCCTGAACCCGGAGCAGATGGCTGGCAAATTAGCTGTTCGCAGGTGATGCCAATGGCTTTATATTATGCTTCCCTGCAAATTTTTGAAGCTGCAGGTTTTATGGGACCAATCAGGGATAAAAGTAAAATTTTAACAGCTTACCTGATTTATATTATAGACCAGGTAAATTTGGCGATTGGCCATCAGCAATATCAGGTGATTACGCCCGGAAATGAAAATGACAGGGGTACACAGGTTTCTATTATTGCCTCTGGAAATGCAAAAGGTGTTTTTGAAAAATTGGTTGCACATCATGTATTGGGGGACTGGAGAGAACCGAATGTGATTCGATTAAGCCCCGTACCTTTATATAATTCTTTTGAGGATGTTTTCCTGACAGGTGAATTGTTGTTGAAAATAAGTAAAGAGATAGCTATATGA